In Candida dubliniensis CD36 chromosome 6, complete sequence, the following are encoded in one genomic region:
- a CDS encoding 3'(2'),5-bisphosphonucleoside 3'(2')-phosphohydrolase, putative (Similar to S. cerevisiae MET22 (HAL2);~In S. cerevisiae: bisphosphate-3'-nucleotidase, involved in salt tolerance and methionine biogenesis; dephosphorylates 3'-phosphoadenosine-5'-phosphate and 3'-phosphoadenosine-5'-phosphosulfate, intermediates of the sulfate assimilation pathway) → MKSFFLLTLSILLISLLVTYKPLTTKLNLFTRFISMSHSTHPYQKELEVATLAVKRASLLTKQLSDSIVQTAKSGTLTKDDKSPVTIGDFASQAIINHAIKLNFAEDEIVGEEDSQELQENSSLADQVLNLITKIQQETSGYNDIVGTLTDKKKVFQSIDYGNSQGGSKGRFWALDPIDGTKGFLRGDQFAVCLALIEDGEVVLGVIGCPNLSEHIVSNEEHSGIVGGLYSAIKGVGSFYSELFKEGAEPLSQQRPIKMQNHTHPNQLKVVEGVEKGHSSHSTQAEIKGKLGFDPTTVANQTINLDSQVKYCVLASGQADIYLRLPVSDTYREKIWDHAAGNILIYESGGQVGDVTGAPLNFGKGRTLDSKGVIAANKEIFAKVIDAVTEVRK, encoded by the coding sequence ATGAAATCATTCTTCCTCTTAACACTCTCCATATTGCTCATCTCACTACTTGTCACATATAAACCCCTCACCACCAAACTAAATTTATTCACTCGTTTCATTTCGATGTCCCATTCTACCCACCCATACCAGAAGGAGCTTGAAGTTGCAACTTTAGCTGTCAAGCGTGCATCATTGCTCACCAAACAATTGAGTGATTCTATTGTGCAGACTGCCAAGTCGGGGACACTCACCAAAGACGACAAGTCACCTGTCACCATTGGAGACTTTGCCCTGCAGGCGATCATCAATCATGCCATTAAATTGAACTTCGCTGAGGACGAAATTGTTGGTGAAGAAGATTCACAGGAGTTACAGGAAAACAGCAGTTTAGCTGACCAagtattgaatttaatcaCCAAGATCCAACAAGAAACTAGCGGATACAACGATATTGTTGGGACGTTGACGGACAAGAAGAAAGTATTTCAAAGCATTGATTATGGGAATTCGCAAGGAGGACTGAAGGGAAGATTCTGGGCATTAGACCCAATTGACGGGACTAAAGGGTTTCTCCGAGGTGATCAATTTGCTGTGTGTCTTGCGTTGATTGAAGATGGAGAAGTTGTGTTGGGTGTAATTGGGTGTCCAAATTTACTGGAACACATTGTGTCGAACGAAGAACACTCAGGGATTGTTGGTGGATTGTATTCTGCCATAAAAGGAGTTGGTTCTTTCTACAGTGAGTTGTTCAAAGAAGGTGCTGAGCCATTGTCACAACAAAGACCCATCAAAATGCAAAACCATACACACCCTAACCAGTTGAAGGTCGTTGAAGGTGTCGAGAAAGGTCATTCTTCTCATTCAACGCAAGCTGAAATCAAAGGCAAGTTAGGATTTGATCCAACCACCGTGGCAAATCAAACTATCAATCTCGACTCGCAAGTCAAGTACTGTGTGTTGGCCAGTGGACAGGCAGATATTTATCTCAGATTGCCAGTGAGCGACACATACCGTGAGAAAATCTGGGACCATGCAGCTGgtaatattttgatatatGAGAGTGGTGGCCAAGTAGGCGATGTTACTGGAGCACCATTAAATTTTGGTAAGGGAAGAACATTGGATTCTAAAGGTGTGATTGCTGCCAACAAAGAGATATTTGCAAAGGTTATAGATGCTGTTACTGAAGTGAGAAAATGA
- a CDS encoding probable ATP-dependent RNA helicase, putative (Similar to S. cerevisiae DHR2;~In S. cerevisiae: predominantly nucleolar DEAH-box ATP-dependent RNA helicase, required for 18S rRNA synthesis), whose protein sequence is MTDQVKGDEHNQVNNGKKRKRKRNKNKKNDNKTLVENSQPIPTHVYEDDIHRQNKKFKFDDEGEIQKPQESREQEQGSVSDQEENYTEEPFQQHEVFEEIEVTDEVGQPEEPDLPAKNKQEKHYIDKSNFKQKPKSKRKTVIYKDDEDDEEENNTFNFSQNSFQLAATAKQLLQIREKLPIYHHKDKIIEYINNNQVTIVIGETGSGKSTQIPQFLMPENQKMIAVTQPRRVAAASLAARVSEEYGCKLGQDVGYQVRFTNMTNRQTKLKYLTDGMLLREIMLDSNLTKYSTIILDEAHERTILTDLIMGFLKQIITSGRRKDLKIVVMSATLNAELFSNFFDNAPILYIEGKMYPVSQFYLDAESEDIVDTMIRSVIQINLNEPEGDILCFLPGQEEIDNCVKSLEQLAPQLPKEAPLIVPLPLYAALSPGQQSKIFENLPKGRRKIILATNIAETSITISGVKYVIDSGLRKIKVWKHNLGLSTLLTTPISQASARQRAGRAGRESEGKVFRLYPESTYLALPKQQESEIKRNDIILPVLTLKKLGVDDLLNWSWLEYPGQDAILSALNTLYTLGALNDSGKVTTLGYKMSILPLPPQLSVVLITAAEFGVLSPVIDIASCLSVDNLITNVTGEARDEINFKRRQHCPLGNTHGDLIALYEYFQAYQAQGKEWCKELAFSFKGFKNVEKIKYQLQEYMMTTIKQDDSLTNVEKDKQLAKLKAQLDNEETDKQLDVPSILKSFLKGYIINTAVGMPDRSFRTFNTGQLISVHPSSTLFGKPNMDAIMYIEYVFTTKGYARNVSAIELSWLQEIAPHIIGGVKVNIND, encoded by the coding sequence ATGACAGACCAGGTTAAAGGGGATGAGCATAACCAAGTAAATAATggtaaaaaaagaaagagaaagagaaataaaaataaaaaaaatgacaacAAAACTTTAGTTGAGAATTCCCAACCAATACCGACACATGTTTATGAAGATGATATCCATcgacaaaataaaaagttcAAATTCGATGATGAAGGAGAGATACAGAAGCCCCAAGAGTCACGTGAACAGGAACAAGGTTCAGTGTCAGATCAAGAGGAAAATTATACTGAAGAGCCTTTTCAACAGCATGAAgtttttgaagaaattgaagtaACTGATGAGGTGGGTCAACCAGAAGAACCAGATCTCCCAgccaaaaataaacaagaaaaacacTACATCGATAAGAGCaattttaaacaaaaaccTAAATCCAAAAGGAAAACTGTGATTTataaagatgatgaagatgacgaagaagaaaataacaCCTTTAATTTTTCCCAGAATTCATTTCAGCTTGCAGCCACTGCCAAACAATTGTTACAAATTAGAGAGAAATTACCCATTTATCATCATAAagataaaataattgaatatattaataacaATCAAGTTACTATCGTCATTGGTGAGACCGGTTCAGGTAAATCAACACAAATTCCTCAATTTCTTATGCCAGAAAACCAGAAAATGATTGCAGTAACACAACCAAGAAGAGTTGCAGCTGCATCCTTAGCAGCGAGAGTAAGTGAGGAGTATGGATGTAAGTTAGGTCAAGATGTTGGGTATCAAGTCAGATTTACCAATATGACCAACAGAcaaacaaaactaaaatattTAACTGATGGTATGCTTCTACGAGAGATCATGCTTGATCTGAACTTGACCAAATATTCGACAATAATTCTAGATGAAGCACATGAAAGAACAATTTTGACCGATTTAATTATGGGGTTTTTGAAACAGATTATTACTTCTGGTAGGAGGAAAGATTTAAAAATCGTGGTTATGAGTGCCACTTTGAATGCCGAATTGTTTAGTAATTTTTTCGATAATGCTCCTATCTTATACATTGAAGGTAAAATGTACCCAGTTTCTCAATTTTATCTAGATGCTGAATCTGAAGATATCGTGGATACAATGATCAGAAGTgtaattcaaatcaatcttAATGAACCCGAGGGTGATATTCTTTGCTTTTTACCTGgtcaagaagaaattgataattgtgTTAAAAGCTTGGAACAATTAGCACCTCAACTACCTAAAGAAGCACCATTGATTGTTCCTTTACCTTTATATGCAGCGTTATCACCAGGTCAACAATCTAagatatttgaaaatttacccaagggaagaagaaaaataattttggcTACAAATATTGCTGAAACATCCATCACTATTTCCGGTGTCAAATATGTTATTGACTCAGGATTGAGGAAAATTAAAGTTTGGAAGCATAATTTAGGACTTTCTACATTATTGACTACTCCTATTTCACAAGCTTCAGCACGACAAAGAGCTGGGAGAGCAGGGAGAGAATCTGAAGGTAAAGTATTTAGATTATATCCAGAATCTACCTATTTGGCACTtccaaaacaacaagaatctgaaattaaaagaaatgatattattttacCAGTTTTGacattgaagaaattaggtgttgatgatttactTAATTGGAGTTGGTTAGAATACCCGGGCCAAGATGCAATTTTGAGTGCATTAAATACATTGTATACATTGGGAGCATTGAATGATTCAGGGAAAGTGACTACATTGGGTTATAAAATGTCTATTTTGCCACTTCCTCCTCAATTATCAGTAGTGTTAATAACAGCTGCAGAATTCGGTGTATTATCACCAGTCATTGATATTGCATCATGTCTTTCTGTCGATAACTTAATTACTAATGTAACTGGTGAAGCCAGAgatgaaataaattttaaaagaagACAACATTGTCCCTTGGGGAATACCCATGGTGATTTGATTGCATTGTATGAATATTTTCAAGCTTACCAAGCTCAAGGTAAAGAGTGGTGTAAAGAATTGGCATTCAGTTTTAAAGGTTTcaaaaatgttgaaaaaatcaaatatcaattacaaGAATATATGATGACCACTATTAAACAAGATGACTCATTAACTAATGTTGAAAAGGATAAACAATTGGCGAAACTTAAGGCACAATTAGACAATGAGGAAACTGATAAACAATTGGATGTCCCGTCGATTCTCAAATCGTTTCTCAAAGGTTACATCATTAATACTGCAGTTGGGATGCCAGACAGATCCTTTAGAACATTCAACACGGGGCAGTTGATTTCCGTGCATCCATCATCGACTTTATTTGGGAAACCAAATATGGACGCAATCATGTATATAGAATATGTGTTTACTACAAAAGGTTATGCCCGTAATGTTTCGGCTATTGAATTATCTTGGTTACAAGAAATTGCCCCTCATATAATTGGTGGTGTCAAagttaatattaatgaCTAA
- a CDS encoding tyrosine-tRNA ligase, putative (Similar to S. cerevisiae MSY1), producing the protein MLKGRTKSIPLTRILIRFNSTSARDPVTIIPTVYELTEAKDLTPETNPDNSLLEYLQSRHLIESITDDSLYKLTKRGTNHKFKLYCGADPTASSLHLGNLLPLMVLLHFKMSGNDVVGLVGGATGLVGDPSGRKTERNKIDEVEVEDNVTKIQRQISTFLSNGIEYAKSRQFPMTEKLGETTSVNNASWWENVKMLEFLAVYGRHIRVSSMLARDSIQSRLESGGIGFNEFTYQILQAYDFWHLYKDENVNMQVGGNDQWGNITAGIDLISRLRKFHDKKHEAYGLTVPLLTTSSGEKFGKSAGNAVFIDSNLTTPYQMYQYFINVPDDIVGKLLKVFTLLPLNVIEGELLPKHNSDPGLRIAQRVLAREVVDLIHGVGVGDEMAFITGFLFPTPDQPFNDNVSADKLIENFKRSGILFKRDKPSPEEEIKLSALLADIVGKSKSEMRRLIKAGGVYMGLDRNQIEDPDDVILFDVDNHLIDGKLLLVRVGKQNYYVVEFV; encoded by the coding sequence ATGTTGAAGGGACGTACCAAAAGCATTCCTTTGACCAGGATACTCATTAgattcaattcaacaagTGCTAGAGATCCAGTCACGATCATTCCTACAGTTTATGAATTGACTGAAGCCAAAGATTTAACACCAGAAACTAATCCTGacaattcattattagaatatttacaaagtaggcatttaattgaatcaataacAGATGACAGTTTATACAAATTGACTAAACGTGGGACTAATCATAAGTTCAAATTGTATTGTGGGGCTGACCCTACGGCATCATCACTACATTTAGGTaatttattaccattaatGGTGTTATTACATTTCAAGATGAGTGGGAATGATGTTGTTGGACTTGTTGGTGGAGCCACTGGACTTGTTGGAGATCCAAGTGGGAGAAAAACTGAACGTAATAAGATTGATgaagttgaagttgaagatAATGTAACTAAAATACAAAGACAAATCTCCACGTTTTTAAGTAATGGGATAGAATATGCAAAGTCAAGACAATTTCCTATGACAGAAAAATTGGGTGAAACTACGTCAGTAAACAATGCCTCATGGTGGGAAAACGTCAAAATGTTGGAATTTCTAGCTGTATATGGTAGACATATTAGAGTCAGTTCAATGTTAGCTCGtgattcaattcaatcaagATTGGAACTGGGTGGAATTGGTTTCAACGAATTCACTTATCAGATTTTACAAGCTTATGATTTTTGGCATTTATACAAGGATGAAAATGTCAACATGCAAGTTGGAGGAAATGATCAATGGGGTAACATAACTGCTGGTATTGATCTAATTTCACGTTTGCGCAAGTTTCATGACAAAAAACATGAAGCTTATGGACTTACTGTTCCATTATTGACTACTTCCAGTGGTGAAAAATTTGGCAAATCTGCTGGAAATGCTGtatttattgattctaATTTGACGACCCCGTACCAAATGTATCAGTACTTCATTAATGTTCCAGATGATATAGTGGGTAAATTGTTAAAAGTTTTCACGTTATTGCCCTTGAATGTAATTGAAGGTGAATTATTACCTAAGCATAACAGTGATCCTGGTTTGCGTATTGCTCAACGTGTTTTAGCTCGTGAGGTTGTGGATTTGATACatggtgttggtgttggaGACGAAATGGCATTCATAACAGGATTTTTATTCCCTACCCCAGATCAACCATTTAACGACAATGTAAGTGCCGACAAATTGATAGAGAATTTTAAAAGATCTGGTATATTGTTTAAAAGAGACAAACCTTcaccagaagaagaaatcaaattaagTGCTTTATTAGCTGATATTGTTGGAAAATCAAAGAGTGAAATGAGAAGATTGATTAAAGCTGGTGGTGTATACATGGGATTGGacagaaatcaaattgaagatCCAGATGATgttatattatttgatgttgataACCATTTGATCGATGGTAAGTTATTGTTGGTTAGAGTAGGTAAACAGAATTATTACGTTGTCGAGTTTGTATAA
- the CAN1 gene encoding basic amino acids permease, putative: MFEVNEKYPVESTSGSSNDIESHGVQPIISLKDNKSIGFIDKDDDISSQQYSTCDEVKRDLKARHVSMIAIGGTIGTGLFISTGSLLHTTGPVMSLISFLFVTTLAYSVTQSLGEMTTYIPISGSFAQFITRWVSKSCGAANGWLYWFSWAITFALELSVVGQVIQYWTDAVPLAAWISIFFVILTTFNLFPVKYYGEVEFWIASTKVLAIVGWLIYAFIMVCGAGKTGPVGFRYWRNGYAWGDGMLVSNNGKYAISFINGLINAVFTFQGTELVAVTAGEASPRAIRSAIKKVMFRILVFYVLCMLFIGLLVPYNDPKLTEDGGFTRNSPFLIAMENSGTKVLPHIFNAVIVTTIISAGNSNVYSGSRILYGLAQAGVAPKIFLKTNRGGVPYCAVLFTAAFGALGYLACSEDGNKAFTWLLNIIATAGLIAWGFISVSHVRFMNVLRKRGISRDILPYKAFFMPYSAYYAITIIFIVVLIQGFTVFWNFNASDFFTAYISVILFVILWIGFHFFFFGFGKDSFKWENILIPLDECDIDTGVRDINDAEFEVPPPRNIWEKFWLLIA; this comes from the coding sequence ATGTTTGAAGTGAATGAGAAATATCCTGTTGAAAGCACCAGTGGTAGTTCTAATGACATAGAATCTCATGGTGTTCAACCAATAATTTCCCTTAAGGATAACAAATCAATAGGATTTATAGAcaaagatgatgatatatCAAGTCAACAATATAGTACTTGTGATGAAGTTAAAAGAGATTTAAAAGCCAGACATGTTTCTATGATTGCCATTGGTGGTACCATTGGTACTGGATTATTCATTTCTACCGGTTCATTACTTCATACTACCGGTCCAGTAATGtcattaatatcatttttatttgtcaCAACATTAGCATATTCAGTAACTCAATCACTTGGTGAAATGACTACATATATCCCTATATCTGGGTCGTTTGCACAATTTATAACTCGTTGGGTTTCTAAAAGTTGTGGTGCTGCTAATGGTTGGTTATATTGGTTTTCTTGGGCTATAACATTTGCTCTAGAATTATCAGTTGTTGGACAAGTCATACAATATTGGACCGATGCCGTGCCATTAGCCGCTTGgatttccatttttttcGTTATATTAACCACATTTAACTTATTCCCCGTGAAATATTATGGAGAAGTTGAATTTTGGATTGCATCAACTAAAGTGCTTGCTATTGTTGGATGGCTTATTTATGCATTTATCATGGTATGCGGTGCTGGTAAAACTGGACCAGTGGGGTTCCGTTATTGGCGGAATGGGTATGCATGGGGTGATGGAATGTTAGTTCTGAATAATGGGAAATACGCAATCTCTTTTATTAATGGACTTATTAATGCGGTCTTCACTTTCCAAGGTACTGAATTGGTTGCTGTCACTGCTGGTGAAGCCTCTCCTAGAGCAATTCGGAGTGCAATTAAGAAAGTCATGTTCAGAATTTTGGTATTCTACGTCTTGTGTATGCTTTTCATTGGTCTTTTGGTTCCTTATAATGATCCAAAACTTACTGAAGATGGAGGATTTACAAGAAACTCTCCATTCCTTATTGCTATGGAAAATTCAGGTACCAAAGTTTTACCACACATTTTCAATGCCGTGATCGttacaacaattatttCTGCAGGTAACTCGAATGTCTATTCTGGTTCACGTATCCTTTACGGTTTAGCTCAGGCTGGTGTTGCTCCTAAAATTTTCCTTAAAACTAATAGAGGCGGTGTTCCCTATTGTGCTGTATTGTTCACAGCTGCATTTGGTGCTTTGGGTTACTTAGCATGTTCTGAAGATGGTAATAAAGCTTTCACTTGGttattgaatattattGCCACTGCTGGATTGATTGCTTGGGGATTTATTTCAGTGAGTCATGTTAGATTCATGAACGTTCTTAGAAAAAGAGGTATAAGTAGAGACATTTTACCTTATAAGGCATTTTTCATGCCATATAGTGCCTATTATGCTATTACTATTATATTTATCGTGGTGTTGATTCAAGGATTTACAGTGTTTTGGAATTTCAATGCTAGTGATTTCTTCACCGCTTATATTTCTGTGATATTATTTGTTATACTTTGGATTGGATTccattttttcttttttgggtTTGGTAAAGATTCTTTCAAATGGGAAAATATACTAATCCCATTGGATGAATGTGATATTGATACTGGGGTCAGAGATATTAATGATGCTGAGTTTGAAGTCCCACCACCAAGAAATATTTGGGAGAAATTCTGGTTACTTATTGCTTAG
- the CIP1 gene encoding NmrA-like negative transcriptional regulator, putative (contains the Pfam PF05368 domain (NmrA-like family); NmrA is a negative transcriptional regulator involved in nitrogen metabolite repression in fungi; it shows unexpected similarity to the short-chain dehydrogenase/reductase (SDR) family, although it is unlikely to be an active dehydrogenase, due to the absence of certain essential conserved catalytic residues;~shows some sequence similarity to plant isoflavone reductases and phenylcoumaran benzylic ether reductases) — protein MSKVSIAIIGLNGFLGKPVLEAINSGIFDDKINFPIKAITRKEPETKNEKIEYIVSEINEESIKTTLNEKLSGTDVIIELIGPNPVAFANIEKLVGTIKPKLFIPSQFGTDIPKVDEYAPGFLSIKTQHSENVRKLGVKVVDIVNSLFAVPGAFLYEWVGSTGINAEDKTVKLIGDINQQLDISKLEDVGKAVLSIATNPNPKELPDTIRIASDRITVKDVIDRYSKDHNVELKIVSEQSAADAKKEFAESLKAGFDGNKFSWYLQVISAQGLDKGLLSSKLDNELVNPGESLWKWGKY, from the coding sequence ATGTCTAAAGTTTCAATTGCTATCATCGGTTTAAATGGTTTCTTGGGCAAGCCAGTTCTTGAAGCTATCAATTCCGGTATTTTTGAcgataaaatcaatttcccTATTAAAGCCATCACTAGAAAGGAACCAGAAACtaagaatgaaaaaattgaatatattgtttctgaaatcaatgaagaatcaattaaaacaactttaaatgaaaaattatctgGTACTgatgttattattgaattaattggtCCGAATCCAGTTGCCTTTGctaatattgaaaaattagtCGGTACAATTAAaccaaaattatttatccCATCACAATTTGGTACTGATATTCCAAAAGTTGACGAATATGCTCCAGGGTTTTTAAGTATTAAAACTCAACATTCAGAAAATGTCAGAAAATTGGGGGTTAAAGTAGTTGATATTGtgaattcattatttgcTGTTCCTGGAGCTTTCCTTTATGAATGGGTTGGTTCCACTGGTATAAATGCTGAAGATAAAACTGTTAAACTTATTGGTGAtatcaatcaacaattggaTATTTCTAAATTGGAAGATGTTGGTAAAGCTGTCCTTTCTATTGCTACTAATCCAAATCCAAAAGAATTACCAGATACCATTAGAATTGCTTCTGATAGAATCACTGTTAAAGATGTTATTGACAGATATTCTAAAGATCATAATGTTGAATTGAAGATTGTTTCAGAACAATCTGCTGCTGATGCAAAGAAAGAGTTTGCTGAATCTTTGAAAGCTGGTTTTGATGGTAATAAATTCAGTTGGTATTTACAAGTTATTTCTGCTCAAGGTTTGGATAAAGGGTTACTTTCTAGTAAATTAGATAATGAATTGGTTAATCCAGGTGAATCTTTATGGAAATGGGGTAAATACTAA
- a CDS encoding conserved hypothetical protein (appears to be a fusion of orf19.114 and orf19.115;~spliced gene), which yields MWITYHKDDPRGEYKHLSPETNYTVGRDENTDIKFWSPKVSRELIELITGPNITNTQLSSSSSSPASTSAVGDKTLLIIRICSRAKTIINGKTYKLLSKDSKPEEIDFTNETKLKIETISQIDKQTGQIITQDTPLFIEWVPLRLYISSNDKYDQIHYKTIIKNHGIDIQIVDNVMDATHYYYDNDIINIEQEEQKNEFKSAIIKGIPILNSQWLQMVLGHEHDNEHYRNTTSVKDWLLDIDYPKYLPNNDYVPKNNRLKLFGDIKLVSLEKIDWLETIIIDFTLLIQQEGDPKNQDYLQSKIGDNQFILIASTPMTTTMNRHNFQTITMDQLWQSIKTNSISDLPKNSLKQLKRTSTTMLSTDKSAATATTSPEVVAPPGRKRRKYEKVDRLHFFSLATAPTTRDSSPKVSILDTNNKSISPESTSQKNTSGDNDSITQEITQLSDPIKKIPTLEQKRKVLNSSQTINLNQNDVLISSNDSNLSIPLPANQLALQSKSNSKSQKSSLNSGSNSSSINTEEENPSIGFKRKNKDKDDDVIVDRKSFKIPKITPKVSLVDAVLKVQELNKPQNFESDFEINENLKNLAIVEVVELVNRRNRNRNRNKGTDGVGNVESRYTGRKNFKKFKKNAPSSNNNRRRIGLYTVEDNLEEEEDEDEEEDGDHNDTTRDDNYYEVYF from the exons ATGTGGATAACATATCATAAAGATGATCCAAGAGGG gaaTATAAACATTTATCACCAGAAACAAATTATACTGTGGGACGTGATGAGAATACTGATATCAAATTTTGGTCACCTAAGGTATCACgagaattaattgaattaataacTGGCCCCAACATTACAAATACacaattatcatcatcatcatcatcacccGCATCAACATCAGCAGTTGGTGACAAAACATTATTAATCATTAGAATATGTAGTCGAGCGAAAACAATTATAAATGGAAAGacttataaattattatcaaaagaTAGTAAAccagaagaaattgatttcactaatgaaacaaaattgaaaattgaaactatttcccaaattgataaacaaaCTGGACAAATTATAACTCAAGATACACCACTTTTCATTGAATGGGTTCCATTAAGGTTATATATTAGttcaaatgataaatatgatcaaattcattataagacaataataaagaatcaTGGTATTGATATTCagattgttgataatgtaATGGATGCAactcattattattatgataatgatattatcaatattgaacaagaagaacaaaaaaatgaattcaaaCTGGCCATTATCAAAGGGATCccaattttaaattcaCAATGGTTACAAATGGTATTAGGTCATGAACATGACAATGAACATTATAGGAATACTACTAGTGTTAAAGATTGGTTATTGGATATAGATTATCCAAAGTATTTAccaaataatgattatgTTCCGAAAAATAATagattgaaattgtttggCGATATTAAATTGGTATCATTAGAGAAAATAGATTGGTTggaaacaattattatagATTTTACATTGTTGATACAACAAGAAGGAGATCCAAAAAATCAAGATTATTTACAATCTAAAATAGGtgataatcaatttattttaattgcTTCAACACCaatgacaacaacaatgaataGACATAATTTCCAAACTATAACTATGGATCAATTATGgcaatcaattaaaacaaattcaattctggATCTCCCCAAGAATtcattaaaacaattgaaacgTACATCAACAACTATGCTATCAACAGATAAAtcagcagcaacagcaactaCGTCTCCAGAAGTAGTAGCACCTCCAGGACGGAAGAGAAGGAAATATGAAAAAGTTGATAGATTGCATTTCTTCTCTTTAGCAACAGCACCAACTACACGTGATTCTTCCCCTAAAGTATCAATTTTGGACACTAACAATAAAAGTATTTCACCTGAATCAACTAGTCAGAAAAATACTAGCGGtgataatgattcaatAACTCAAGAGATAACCCAATTAAGTGATCCCATTAAAAAAATCCCAACCCTTGAACAAAAACGAAAAGTTTTAAATTCTTCACAAACCATTAACTTAAATCAAAATGATGTACTTATTAGttcaaatgattcaaatttatcaataccCTTACCAGCTAATCAATTAGCTTTACAATCCAAACTGAATTCCAAATCACAAAAATCTAGTTTAAATTCTGGCTCAAActcttcatcaataaatactgaagaagaaaaccCATCGATTGGATTCAAACGTAAAAATAAAGAcaaagatgatgatgttattgttgatcgaaaatcatttaaaattCCTAAAATTACACCAAAAGTATCATTAGTAGATGCAGTTTTAAAAgttcaagaattaaataaaccacaaaattttgaatcagattttgaaattaatgagaatttgaaaaatttagcaattgttgaagttgttgAATTAGTGAATCGTCGTAATCGTAATCGTAACCGCAACAAGGGTACTGATGGTGTTGGTAATGTTGAATCAAGGTATACTGGAAGAAAGAATTTTAAgaaatttaaaaagaatgcaccatcatcaaataataatcgaAGAAGAATTGGGTTATATACTGTTGAAGATAATctagaagaagaggaagatgaagatgaagaggAGGATGGTGATCACAATGATACGACTAGAgatgataattattatgaagtttatttttaa